From the Saccharobesus litoralis genome, one window contains:
- a CDS encoding histone deacetylase family protein, whose amino-acid sequence MSFTIISHHQCRQHKVPDWFVECPERIDAINNQIIASGLEFGVQHLDAKKVTPQQLERVHDKAYLTSLAEQVPTQGINMLSDDLPLSPKTLLAAQYAAGSGVQAVDLLMLGKAKGVFCNVRPPGHHAERQQALGFCFYNNIAVAAAYAMDAYGLQRIAIVDFDVHHGNGTQDIFEDDPRVWFSSVYQDKLFPATTYHSYGENIVNLPLAAPCTSQQWREALEKGCLDKLAAFQPEMIFISAGFDAHLEDDISNFQLTESDYAWLSSELRAIKDRTGSCLGIVSMLEGGYNLSALGRSVVAHIKALAKL is encoded by the coding sequence ATGTCATTTACCATTATTAGCCATCACCAATGTCGTCAACATAAGGTGCCAGATTGGTTTGTTGAGTGCCCTGAGCGAATAGATGCCATAAATAATCAAATTATTGCCAGTGGCTTAGAGTTTGGGGTGCAACACCTTGATGCGAAAAAAGTTACACCGCAGCAATTGGAACGTGTGCATGATAAAGCGTATTTAACGTCTCTTGCTGAACAGGTTCCAACGCAAGGCATTAATATGCTCAGTGACGATTTGCCGTTAAGCCCCAAAACATTATTAGCGGCGCAATATGCGGCGGGTTCGGGAGTGCAAGCGGTCGATTTACTGATGTTGGGGAAAGCTAAAGGCGTATTTTGCAATGTGCGCCCGCCTGGGCATCACGCTGAACGTCAGCAAGCGTTAGGGTTTTGTTTTTATAACAATATTGCCGTAGCCGCTGCATATGCGATGGATGCGTATGGCTTACAACGCATTGCGATTGTTGATTTTGATGTTCATCATGGCAATGGTACGCAAGATATTTTTGAAGATGACCCCAGAGTGTGGTTCAGCTCGGTTTATCAAGATAAGCTTTTTCCTGCGACGACGTATCACTCCTACGGCGAAAACATCGTTAACTTACCTTTGGCAGCGCCTTGCACTAGTCAACAGTGGCGAGAGGCGCTAGAAAAGGGCTGTCTCGACAAATTAGCGGCTTTTCAGCCAGAGATGATTTTTATCTCAGCGGGTTTTGATGCGCACCTAGAAGATGATATATCCAATTTTCAGTTAACTGAGTCTGACTATGCTTGGCTGTCTAGTGAGCTACGAGCAATCAAAGACAGGACAGGTTCTTGTCTTGGGATTGTGTCTATGTTGGAAGGCGGTTATAACTTGTCGGCTTTAGGCAGAAGTGTTGTAGCGCATATTAAGGCGCTAGCTAAGTTATAA
- the rraB gene encoding ribonuclease E inhibitor RraB — protein sequence MEFHDNPLAFNKFVVESLLKDGSDPDATYVIEHHFSSEDFDLLEKAAVAAYKKGFEATDAEEFITDDDIEILSFDVIAEAPLNVEAINAQTKQMAELAKEFGVEYDGWGTEFIDPDDDGEYENDEYDEYEDK from the coding sequence ATGGAATTTCATGATAATCCACTGGCGTTTAACAAATTTGTTGTTGAATCCTTACTTAAGGATGGTAGCGACCCAGACGCGACTTATGTTATTGAGCATCATTTTTCTTCAGAAGATTTTGATTTACTTGAGAAAGCCGCCGTTGCTGCCTATAAAAAAGGTTTTGAAGCAACTGATGCCGAAGAGTTTATTACTGACGATGATATTGAAATTTTGTCGTTTGATGTAATAGCTGAGGCACCTTTGAATGTCGAAGCAATCAATGCGCAAACTAAGCAAATGGCGGAATTAGCCAAAGAGTTTGGCGTTGAATACGATGGTTGGGGTACAGAATTTATCGACCCTGATGATGACGGCGAATATGAAAATGACGAATACGACGAGTATGAAGATAAATAG
- a CDS encoding 1-acylglycerol-3-phosphate O-acyltransferase, with the protein MARLLRDPLLALFRLILIALFVVIFGVFGTIFCLFRPFNPKNVHFFAQTFSKMAKVLGVNLLIRRAPGAETSSPCLIIANHQNSYDIFTISGALPPRGVTIGKKSLKWIPFFGWLYWLSGNILINRNDRRAAQKTLQQTADIITQQNVSVWMFPEGTRSYGKGLLKFKRGAFELANVANVPVMPICMSTTTGKIKLNRWNNGTVIIDIMAPRELTAEQKKNSRVAADEYHALLKDKLEQLDAEVDQINQGITA; encoded by the coding sequence ATGGCTAGATTGTTGAGGGATCCCTTGCTCGCATTATTTCGATTGATTCTAATCGCTTTATTTGTGGTTATCTTTGGTGTTTTTGGCACTATTTTTTGTTTGTTTCGTCCGTTTAATCCTAAAAACGTACATTTTTTTGCGCAAACTTTTTCTAAAATGGCCAAAGTGCTGGGCGTTAATTTGTTGATCCGGCGCGCGCCAGGGGCGGAGACTTCGTCACCTTGTTTGATTATTGCGAATCACCAAAACAGTTATGATATTTTTACAATTAGCGGTGCGTTACCACCTCGTGGCGTCACTATAGGTAAAAAGAGCCTGAAATGGATCCCATTTTTTGGTTGGTTATATTGGTTAAGTGGCAATATATTAATCAATCGTAACGATAGACGGGCGGCGCAAAAAACCTTACAGCAAACGGCAGATATTATCACGCAGCAAAATGTATCGGTTTGGATGTTTCCTGAGGGAACGCGCTCTTATGGCAAAGGTTTATTAAAGTTTAAGCGTGGCGCATTTGAATTGGCTAACGTAGCCAATGTGCCGGTGATGCCTATTTGTATGAGTACCACAACAGGTAAAATTAAACTGAACCGCTGGAATAATGGTACCGTGATTATTGATATTATGGCGCCGCGCGAACTGACTGCAGAGCAAAAGAAAAATTCACGAGTGGCGGCTGATGAATATCATGCTTTACTTAAAGACAAGCTAGAGCAACTTGACGCAGAAGTTGATCAAATTAACCAAGGCATTACGGCTTAA
- a CDS encoding tRNA1(Val) (adenine(37)-N6)-methyltransferase, with protein MPFTFKQFYIDDTQCAMKVGTDSILLGSWSCAHSQQQVLDIGTGSGLLAIMLAQKLSLQQQPFCIHAVELDADAASQATSNVEQCPWSDCIHVYQQSIQAFVEAQGSQQKYDLILSNPPYFVAGQEFEATRQQARHTGQLSWFTLLANVASLLSQDGYFECVIPADGKTKMLALAQQFNLSLVAYCCIKTKAQKSAKRVLLRFRLNEANQPYACEQTELVIHAENGQYSCDFRALCSDFYLNF; from the coding sequence ATGCCATTTACCTTTAAGCAGTTTTATATTGATGATACGCAATGTGCGATGAAAGTGGGAACCGATTCCATTTTATTAGGGAGTTGGAGTTGTGCGCATTCTCAACAACAGGTATTGGATATTGGTACTGGTAGTGGCTTACTTGCCATTATGCTGGCGCAAAAGCTCAGTTTGCAACAGCAGCCATTTTGTATTCACGCGGTAGAGCTAGATGCCGATGCTGCATCGCAGGCGACAAGCAACGTTGAGCAATGTCCGTGGTCAGATTGTATTCACGTTTATCAGCAGAGTATTCAGGCGTTTGTTGAGGCTCAGGGCAGTCAACAAAAATATGATCTTATCTTGTCTAACCCGCCATATTTTGTTGCAGGGCAAGAGTTTGAAGCGACTCGCCAACAAGCTAGACATACAGGCCAACTTAGCTGGTTTACTTTATTGGCTAATGTCGCGAGTTTATTAAGTCAAGACGGCTATTTTGAATGTGTAATACCAGCAGACGGTAAGACAAAGATGTTAGCGCTCGCGCAGCAATTTAATCTAAGCTTAGTGGCTTATTGTTGTATTAAAACCAAAGCACAAAAGTCGGCTAAGCGGGTGTTGTTGCGGTTTCGATTAAATGAAGCGAATCAACCGTATGCTTGTGAGCAAACTGAATTGGTTATCCATGCCGAAAATGGTCAATATAGTTGTGACTTTCGAGCGCTGTGCAGCGATTTTTATTTGAATTTTTGA
- a CDS encoding HDOD domain-containing protein — protein sequence MIDIDDKVIKDISKGFQIPAKPEILTELNDIIKSPEPDLNAIGELIAQDVATSAAILKTINSPFYGLARSISDIRQAVMFLGLDGVQALVTAIQLRQAFDQSKCCISLERFWDSASEVAQIATFIAQKFKSQVALETVYTLGLFQDCGIPALATNYSDYKRILVESNKNYELSPTELEEQAYKTNHAVIGYYLATSWHLPKDICQLVLRSHDRQYLESEQDERLQICYSAVKMAENIISTNKRFIASPDWPHIKHHVLEVVDIEEDEYQDIKDDVEELLEDWD from the coding sequence ATGATAGATATTGATGATAAGGTGATTAAGGATATTTCTAAAGGTTTTCAGATACCAGCTAAACCAGAAATATTAACTGAACTGAACGACATAATTAAATCGCCTGAACCCGACCTTAACGCCATTGGCGAACTGATTGCACAAGACGTAGCCACTTCGGCTGCAATATTAAAAACCATTAACTCACCTTTTTACGGCCTAGCGCGTTCAATATCTGATATTCGCCAAGCGGTGATGTTTTTAGGACTTGACGGTGTGCAAGCACTCGTTACAGCCATTCAATTACGCCAAGCCTTTGACCAAAGTAAATGCTGTATCTCGTTAGAACGCTTTTGGGATAGTGCATCGGAAGTGGCGCAAATAGCGACTTTTATCGCGCAAAAATTTAAAAGCCAAGTGGCGCTTGAAACTGTTTATACCTTAGGCTTATTTCAAGACTGTGGTATTCCTGCATTAGCAACTAATTACAGTGACTATAAGCGCATATTGGTTGAATCAAACAAAAATTATGAACTGAGCCCAACTGAACTCGAAGAACAAGCTTATAAAACCAATCACGCGGTTATTGGTTATTATTTAGCAACCAGTTGGCACTTACCTAAAGATATATGTCAATTAGTACTGCGTTCACACGACAGACAATATTTAGAATCAGAACAAGATGAGCGCTTACAAATTTGCTATTCCGCCGTAAAAATGGCTGAAAATATCATTTCGACTAATAAACGTTTTATCGCTTCACCTGACTGGCCGCATATCAAACACCATGTATTAGAAGTGGTCGACATTGAGGAAGATGAATACCAAGATATTAAAGACGACGTTGAAGAGTTACTAGAGGATTGGGATTAA
- a CDS encoding class I SAM-dependent methyltransferase, whose amino-acid sequence MSKLVAPEPCPLCQTQCDEEFSRDKKRPYLQCPHCKLVFVPRHFHLSAQQEKAEYDKHQNQADDMGYRRFLARTVTPLIKQLPKNAQGLDFGCGPGPTLSLMMQEADLACDNYDLYYFNHPELLQRQYDFITMTEVIEHLATPINQLQQLDQLLKPSATLAVMTKRVLSADKFKNWHYKNDPTHICFYSIETFEYISDQFNWKLDIIDQDVVFFEK is encoded by the coding sequence TTGTCAAAGCTTGTCGCCCCTGAGCCCTGCCCTTTATGTCAAACGCAATGTGATGAGGAATTTAGTCGCGATAAAAAAAGGCCATACTTACAGTGCCCACACTGCAAGTTAGTGTTTGTACCTCGCCATTTCCACCTTAGCGCACAACAAGAAAAAGCAGAATACGACAAACATCAGAACCAAGCTGATGATATGGGTTATCGACGCTTCCTTGCTCGCACGGTAACGCCATTAATCAAACAGTTACCTAAAAATGCACAAGGGTTGGACTTTGGTTGCGGTCCTGGCCCAACCTTATCACTCATGATGCAAGAAGCCGACTTAGCCTGCGATAATTATGATCTCTATTATTTCAACCATCCCGAGCTTTTACAGCGCCAGTACGATTTCATTACCATGACGGAAGTCATTGAACATTTAGCCACACCAATCAACCAACTACAACAGCTTGACCAACTACTCAAACCTAGCGCCACATTAGCAGTCATGACAAAGCGAGTTCTAAGCGCTGATAAGTTTAAAAATTGGCACTATAAAAACGATCCAACCCATATTTGTTTCTATTCTATTGAGACATTCGAGTACATATCTGACCAATTTAATTGGAAATTAGACATCATAGACCAAGATGTGGTCTTTTTTGAAAAATAA
- the dctP gene encoding TRAP transporter substrate-binding protein DctP, with amino-acid sequence MNEVYESQSYAQSLTNKARLNLRVSDALTERFPSVQALHVMANEVAELSNGEIQLTVIANGEQGEEHETLKKLATGELAMTRVNLAQLNDPCPKTLVMNLPFIFDSKAHLHACLDSQVGQTLLQAINETGFVGLGFYESGERHFYTDRQFNHPDDLKDVQLRVPNSAIWHAIANALEAKMILADIQNVGIALRRGGIDAAENNLFTYLGLEHYQSSPYCLLTQHVMAPDVLLFSGALWQQLNNQDKNIIQQAAQKSVMASREFAEQFTASAKKQLIQQGVHFIENTEQSAWIEALQPVYQAFIGEEQQPLYQQILALKNAAV; translated from the coding sequence ATGAATGAAGTTTATGAAAGCCAAAGCTATGCCCAATCGCTGACGAATAAAGCTAGGCTTAACCTCAGGGTATCTGATGCTTTAACTGAACGGTTTCCCTCGGTCCAAGCATTACATGTAATGGCTAACGAAGTTGCGGAATTATCTAATGGTGAAATTCAACTCACCGTTATTGCCAATGGCGAACAAGGCGAAGAGCATGAAACACTCAAAAAGCTAGCCACAGGTGAATTAGCAATGACGCGAGTCAACTTGGCGCAACTTAACGACCCATGTCCAAAAACCTTGGTGATGAATCTACCTTTCATTTTCGATTCAAAAGCGCATTTGCACGCCTGTTTAGACAGTCAAGTCGGCCAAACATTACTACAGGCAATTAATGAAACCGGATTTGTTGGGCTCGGATTTTATGAAAGTGGAGAACGTCACTTTTATACTGACCGCCAATTTAATCACCCCGATGACCTAAAGGATGTTCAGCTACGCGTACCCAATTCCGCTATCTGGCATGCCATTGCCAACGCGTTAGAAGCAAAAATGATCTTAGCTGACATCCAAAATGTCGGGATCGCCTTACGACGTGGTGGGATAGATGCAGCTGAAAATAACTTGTTTACTTACTTAGGTTTAGAGCATTACCAATCTAGCCCTTATTGCTTATTGACCCAGCATGTAATGGCGCCTGACGTGTTACTTTTTTCAGGTGCTCTTTGGCAGCAGTTAAATAACCAAGATAAAAACATAATTCAACAAGCGGCACAAAAATCAGTAATGGCTAGCCGTGAATTTGCCGAGCAGTTTACCGCCAGTGCCAAAAAACAACTGATCCAACAAGGTGTTCACTTTATCGAAAATACTGAACAATCAGCTTGGATAGAAGCCTTACAGCCCGTTTATCAAGCATTTATCGGCGAAGAACAGCAACCGCTGTACCAACAAATTTTAGCGCTTAAAAACGCTGCGGTTTAA
- a CDS encoding class 1 fructose-bisphosphatase, with the protein MKRLIPTLKGDGVSIEFIMLIRTVLAATKEIAFRVSQGELSGILGSTLDENIQGETQKKLDVLSNQLIKDMLLADDQVRAIASEEEDNVVVGTQGAPYIVAFDPLDGSSNIDINGQIGTIFTIYPARDDVPADSPLQFQQPGKNQLCAGYVLYGPATMLVMTTGGPTRCYTLDLTHGGFLLTQEELSVPTDTKEFAINMANSRFWADETTQYVNDLIQGEEGPLGKRYNMRWNAAMVGDIHRVLTRGGIFMYPNDNRDPKKPAKLRLLYEANPMAMLIENAGGKAYANKQRILDIMPDELHQRVPVQMGSANEVETCISYYD; encoded by the coding sequence ATGAAACGATTAATACCAACTCTTAAAGGCGATGGCGTCAGCATAGAATTTATTATGTTGATCCGAACTGTGCTAGCCGCGACAAAAGAGATCGCGTTCCGAGTTAGCCAAGGTGAATTGTCAGGTATTTTAGGTTCAACGTTGGATGAAAACATTCAAGGTGAAACCCAGAAGAAGTTAGATGTGTTATCTAATCAGTTAATTAAAGACATGCTATTAGCTGATGATCAGGTTCGTGCTATTGCTTCTGAAGAAGAAGATAACGTGGTAGTCGGTACACAAGGCGCACCTTACATTGTTGCATTTGATCCCTTAGATGGTTCGTCTAATATCGATATTAATGGTCAAATTGGCACCATTTTTACTATATATCCAGCGCGTGATGACGTGCCGGCTGATAGTCCATTGCAATTTCAGCAACCGGGTAAAAATCAGCTTTGTGCAGGTTATGTACTATATGGTCCAGCGACTATGTTAGTCATGACCACTGGCGGCCCAACGCGTTGTTATACACTTGATTTAACTCATGGTGGTTTCTTATTAACTCAAGAAGAACTTAGCGTACCCACTGATACCAAAGAGTTTGCAATAAACATGGCTAATAGCCGTTTTTGGGCGGATGAAACAACTCAGTACGTTAACGACTTGATTCAAGGTGAAGAAGGGCCATTAGGTAAGCGATACAATATGCGTTGGAATGCAGCTATGGTTGGCGATATTCATCGAGTATTGACTCGTGGTGGCATATTTATGTACCCGAATGATAATCGTGATCCGAAAAAACCCGCTAAGCTACGCTTACTATACGAAGCAAACCCGATGGCGATGCTAATTGAAAATGCGGGCGGTAAAGCTTACGCCAATAAACAACGCATACTGGATATTATGCCAGATGAGTTACATCAACGCGTACCCGTACAAATGGGCTCAGCCAACGAAGTTGAAACCTGTATTAGCTACTATGATTAA
- the fbaA gene encoding class II fructose-bisphosphate aldolase, with protein MTTPTLKDTIKPGIVTGDDVQTLFNAAREGNFAYPAVNVVGTNSANAVLEAAAKVNSPVIVQLSNGGAGFFLGKGLKLEGQGSAVLGAVAAANYIHTVAEAYGVPVILHTDHAAKKLLPWIDGLLDAGEAHYEKTGKPLFSSHMIDLSEEPLQENIEICAKYLARMAKMGMTLEIELGCTGGEEDGVDNTGIDSSALYTQPEDVAYAYEVLSAVSDKFTIAASFGNVHGVYKPGNVKLTPEILKNSQAYVSEKFGLPHNSLDFVFHGGSGSDPKDIAEAISYGAIKMNIDTDTQWASWDGIKQYYAEKSDFLQGQIGNPEGDDKPNKKYYDPRVWLRKAEESMVARLEQSFADLNCLDRYR; from the coding sequence ATGACAACACCAACATTGAAAGACACAATTAAACCAGGCATCGTCACCGGCGACGACGTTCAAACTTTGTTTAATGCAGCACGCGAAGGTAATTTTGCTTACCCAGCGGTTAATGTTGTAGGCACAAATTCAGCTAATGCGGTACTAGAAGCCGCAGCTAAAGTTAATTCACCGGTTATTGTGCAATTATCTAATGGCGGAGCTGGCTTCTTTTTAGGTAAAGGCCTTAAATTAGAAGGCCAAGGTTCAGCTGTACTAGGCGCTGTTGCCGCGGCTAATTATATTCATACCGTTGCTGAAGCTTATGGCGTACCGGTTATTTTGCATACGGATCACGCGGCTAAAAAATTATTACCTTGGATTGACGGTTTGCTAGATGCGGGTGAAGCGCATTATGAAAAAACCGGTAAACCTTTGTTTAGCTCACACATGATTGATTTATCAGAAGAGCCACTGCAAGAAAATATTGAAATATGTGCAAAGTACTTAGCGCGTATGGCCAAAATGGGTATGACGTTAGAAATAGAACTTGGCTGCACAGGTGGTGAAGAAGATGGCGTTGATAACACAGGTATCGATAGCTCAGCTTTGTATACTCAACCTGAAGATGTTGCTTATGCGTATGAAGTATTAAGTGCGGTTAGCGATAAGTTCACTATTGCTGCGTCGTTTGGTAATGTGCATGGTGTATACAAACCGGGTAACGTAAAATTAACGCCAGAAATTTTGAAAAACTCTCAAGCCTATGTATCTGAAAAGTTTGGCTTACCCCATAATTCGCTTGATTTTGTGTTCCATGGGGGGTCAGGCTCTGATCCTAAAGATATTGCCGAAGCCATTAGTTACGGTGCTATCAAAATGAATATTGACACCGATACGCAATGGGCATCTTGGGATGGTATTAAGCAATATTATGCTGAAAAGTCAGATTTCTTGCAGGGACAAATTGGTAACCCTGAAGGTGATGATAAACCGAATAAAAAATATTATGACCCACGCGTTTGGTTACGCAAAGCAGAAGAGTCAATGGTAGCCCGCTTAGAGCAGTCTTTTGCAGACCTTAACTGTTTAGACCGTTACAGGTAA
- the tpiA gene encoding triose-phosphate isomerase, giving the protein MNKRVPIVIANWKLNGGIDLLCTSVAAFIGKHFSAKIAICPPYLYLRDMLNFLQHSEIMIGTQNVSKYESGAYTGETSAQMIKEAGGSLCLIGHSERRQMFHENDPSCKIKVTRVLNSGLMPVLCVGENLQQREAGITNDVLFRQLHDALDGLDLGDKRIAVAYEPVWAIGTGKAATPEEAQLVHEYIRSELTVLFGKERAESIHILYGGSVNKNNAYELLSQTDIDGLLVGGASLDPEHFMQICLHANSHAEQLQSL; this is encoded by the coding sequence ATGAATAAACGTGTCCCTATCGTGATCGCCAACTGGAAGTTAAATGGCGGGATCGATTTATTATGTACTTCAGTTGCAGCCTTTATTGGCAAGCACTTTTCGGCAAAAATTGCGATTTGCCCTCCCTATCTTTATTTACGTGACATGCTGAATTTTTTACAACATTCAGAGATCATGATCGGAACACAAAATGTCAGTAAGTATGAATCTGGCGCATACACAGGTGAAACGTCGGCTCAAATGATTAAAGAAGCTGGTGGCAGTCTTTGTTTGATTGGTCACAGTGAACGCCGTCAGATGTTTCATGAGAATGATCCTAGCTGCAAAATTAAAGTTACGCGTGTGCTTAATAGTGGCCTAATGCCCGTTTTGTGTGTAGGGGAAAATCTACAGCAACGTGAAGCAGGAATTACCAATGATGTTTTATTTCGTCAATTACATGACGCGTTAGATGGCCTTGATTTAGGCGATAAACGCATCGCGGTTGCTTACGAACCTGTTTGGGCAATTGGCACAGGTAAAGCCGCGACACCAGAAGAAGCGCAATTGGTGCACGAGTATATTCGCAGTGAGTTAACTGTGTTATTTGGTAAAGAGCGAGCCGAATCTATTCACATTCTGTATGGCGGTAGCGTTAATAAAAACAATGCTTATGAGTTATTAAGTCAAACGGATATTGATGGTCTATTAGTTGGCGGCGCCAGCTTAGATCCTGAGCATTTTATGCAAATTTGTTTACATGCTAATTCGCATGCAGAACAACTCCAATCATTATAA
- a CDS encoding heparinase II/III domain-containing protein, which translates to MLKRNQLITSLWLAISTALVVGCNSEQSSTNTTTNTAANTTGNDIKPVTDSSSSGVSSLVKQVEVAHPKLVVTAQDVLAMREGIATQGLFRTAFLQQKAEIDKVISQPIDVPMPKDAGGGYTHERHKKNYAQMYQAGIIYQLTQQQKYADFVRDMLLQYADLYPSLPLHPKRKSANEGRLFWQGLNEAVWLVHTAQAYDFVKLALNEQDQKHIETNALRPVALFLSEQSPHTFNKVHNHGTWATAAVGLTGYVLGEQDWVEKALLDLDKSGKGGFLRQMDELFSPEGYYNEGPYYQRYALMPFVIFAKAIDVNEPNRKIFEYRNGVLLKAIKATVELSYNGLFYPINDAIKSKGIDTIELVNGVAIAYGLTAEAGLLDIAQQQNQILLTGDGFKVAQALEAGKAQAYQFKSIAYGDGKNADEGAFVIMRQNVAGEQAAILKATAQGLGHGHFDKLTWQFYDKGAEVVTDYGAARFLNVESKYGGRYLPENETYAKQTVAHNTLVVDETSHFNMNLDVANANHPELLFFENTPQVKLASAQIATAYDDVVFKRTLALVNFNNNSQSLVFDLLNVKSDSAHQYDLPVHYQGHVINSNFDLGTTTNGLSALGKANGYQHLWKKSHAQPKGSMTQLTWLNDNGRFYTHSSVNNGESVMLTQIGANDPLFNLRNENGFIFRVKGKKQHNFVSVLEPHGEYNPSKEYTLDSYSAVQNIEHSQQGNIEFVVVTLVDNSQIILAINHDIALTEPAQFSYRDKTYQFNSRFQLFERI; encoded by the coding sequence ATGTTAAAGCGTAATCAATTAATAACATCTTTATGGTTGGCAATCAGCACAGCTTTAGTTGTGGGTTGTAACAGCGAGCAATCGTCAACAAACACCACAACTAACACCGCAGCTAATACCACAGGCAATGATATAAAGCCTGTTACTGATAGCTCTAGCTCTGGTGTTAGTAGCCTAGTCAAACAAGTGGAAGTTGCTCACCCTAAACTAGTGGTGACTGCACAAGACGTATTGGCTATGCGTGAAGGTATTGCAACACAAGGTTTATTTAGAACGGCCTTTTTACAGCAAAAAGCTGAAATTGATAAGGTGATAAGTCAGCCAATTGATGTGCCAATGCCTAAAGATGCAGGCGGTGGCTATACTCATGAACGACACAAGAAAAATTATGCACAAATGTATCAAGCTGGGATTATTTATCAGTTAACTCAGCAGCAAAAGTACGCCGATTTTGTGCGTGATATGTTGTTACAGTATGCCGATTTATACCCTAGCTTGCCTTTACACCCTAAGCGTAAAAGTGCCAATGAAGGGCGCTTGTTTTGGCAAGGTTTAAATGAAGCCGTTTGGTTAGTGCACACAGCGCAAGCTTATGACTTTGTTAAGTTAGCCCTTAATGAACAAGATCAAAAGCATATAGAAACGAATGCTTTGCGCCCCGTCGCGTTGTTTTTATCTGAGCAATCACCTCATACGTTTAACAAAGTACATAATCACGGAACATGGGCCACCGCCGCTGTGGGGTTAACAGGCTATGTTTTGGGTGAACAAGATTGGGTTGAAAAGGCTTTATTGGATTTAGATAAATCAGGCAAGGGCGGCTTTTTACGCCAAATGGACGAACTGTTTTCGCCTGAGGGGTATTACAACGAAGGCCCATATTATCAACGCTATGCATTAATGCCATTTGTCATTTTTGCTAAAGCTATTGACGTTAATGAACCCAATAGAAAAATATTTGAATACCGTAACGGCGTGTTGCTTAAAGCGATAAAAGCGACCGTTGAATTGAGCTACAACGGTTTATTTTATCCAATCAATGACGCGATTAAATCTAAAGGTATCGACACCATAGAATTAGTTAATGGCGTGGCTATTGCTTATGGGCTAACGGCTGAAGCTGGATTGTTAGACATAGCTCAGCAACAGAATCAAATATTGCTAACCGGCGATGGTTTTAAAGTGGCACAAGCATTAGAAGCGGGTAAAGCCCAAGCCTATCAATTTAAATCTATTGCCTATGGCGACGGTAAAAATGCCGATGAAGGGGCATTTGTTATTATGCGCCAAAATGTCGCAGGTGAGCAGGCCGCCATTTTAAAAGCCACCGCTCAAGGTTTAGGTCATGGTCATTTTGATAAATTGACTTGGCAGTTTTACGATAAAGGGGCAGAAGTCGTTACCGATTATGGCGCAGCACGCTTTTTAAATGTTGAGTCTAAGTATGGTGGTCGTTATCTACCTGAAAACGAAACCTATGCTAAACAAACTGTTGCGCACAATACCTTAGTGGTCGACGAAACCAGTCACTTTAATATGAATTTGGATGTGGCGAATGCTAACCATCCCGAACTATTGTTTTTTGAAAATACGCCTCAGGTTAAGTTGGCATCGGCCCAAATCGCTACAGCCTATGACGATGTTGTATTTAAACGTACTTTAGCTTTGGTTAATTTCAACAATAATAGTCAGTCTTTGGTTTTTGATTTGCTGAATGTTAAATCTGATTCAGCGCATCAGTATGATTTACCTGTGCATTACCAAGGACATGTTATTAATAGCAATTTTGATTTAGGAACGACTACTAATGGCTTGTCGGCTTTAGGTAAAGCTAATGGTTATCAGCACCTTTGGAAAAAGTCGCACGCTCAACCTAAAGGCAGCATGACACAACTGACTTGGTTGAATGACAACGGTCGCTTCTATACTCATAGTTCAGTTAACAATGGCGAAAGCGTCATGTTAACCCAAATAGGTGCTAATGATCCGCTGTTTAACTTGCGCAATGAAAATGGTTTTATCTTTCGTGTTAAAGGCAAAAAACAACATAATTTTGTTAGTGTGTTAGAGCCACACGGTGAATATAACCCAAGTAAAGAATATACCTTAGACAGTTACAGTGCAGTGCAAAATATTGAGCACAGTCAGCAGGGCAATATCGAGTTTGTTGTCGTAACCTTAGTTGATAATAGCCAAATTATATTGGCGATTAATCATGATATTGCATTAACTGAGCCTGCACAGTTTTCGTATCGCGATAAAACCTATCAATTTAATAGTCGCTTCCAGCTTTTTGAAAGAATTTAG